In one Aeromicrobium wangtongii genomic region, the following are encoded:
- a CDS encoding glycoside hydrolase family 15 protein — MPESADWPAIEDHGLIGDLRTAALVGTDGTIDWFCAPRFDSPSIFGALLDRDAGSWQVCPHDGATRTQQFYFPDSAMLATRFLTEEGVVEVHDFMPVLKAGDSEHRQRIVRRVVGVRGCSRVRMRLDARPDYGRARCTAERVEHGVLLEGDGVRMGLSASTGLDIDEGVVTADVELSTGDVALFVLEVLPDGEQLHEAAVDDTSALFDATATYWRRWLSQSTYTGRWREMVNRSAITLKLLTHEPTGAVIAAPTTSLPEFIGGDRNWDYRYVWMRDAGFTLYALQRLGFTQEASAFVRWLSERMGGEADDEHGLGPLRVLYDIDGNTPRDEVELEHLSGYAGSRPVRVGNAAVEQLQLDIYGELVDSVYLFNKYGAGISSDAWTDVTRIVEWVAQNWEREDAGMWEGRAELRKHTTSRLMCWVAIERAIRIARQRGLPGDLGAWARVRDEIYQRIMDESWDDELKAFTQVEGGTALDAGVLLMPMVKFLSPADPRFLSTLEAIEDRLVVDSLVFRYDPELSPDGLDGDEGTFSLCSFWYVEALTRAGRLEDAQLALEKMFTYANHVGLYAEEVGATGDQLGNFPQAFTHLALISAAINLDRALDS; from the coding sequence ATGCCTGAGTCAGCCGACTGGCCGGCGATCGAGGACCACGGGCTGATCGGCGACCTGCGCACCGCGGCACTGGTGGGCACCGACGGGACGATCGACTGGTTCTGCGCGCCCCGCTTCGACTCACCGAGCATCTTCGGCGCACTGCTGGACCGGGACGCCGGCTCCTGGCAGGTCTGCCCGCACGACGGGGCGACCCGGACCCAGCAGTTCTACTTCCCCGACTCGGCGATGCTCGCCACCCGGTTCCTCACCGAGGAGGGCGTCGTGGAGGTGCACGACTTCATGCCCGTCCTGAAGGCCGGCGACAGCGAGCACCGCCAGCGCATCGTGCGCCGGGTCGTGGGGGTCCGCGGCTGCTCGCGCGTCCGGATGCGGCTGGACGCCCGACCCGACTACGGCCGAGCCAGGTGCACTGCCGAGCGGGTCGAGCACGGGGTGCTGCTGGAGGGGGACGGCGTGCGAATGGGGCTCAGCGCCTCGACCGGCCTCGACATCGACGAGGGGGTCGTGACCGCCGACGTCGAGCTGAGCACCGGCGATGTGGCCCTGTTCGTGCTGGAGGTGCTGCCCGACGGCGAGCAGCTGCACGAGGCCGCCGTTGACGACACGTCCGCCCTGTTCGATGCGACCGCGACGTACTGGCGGCGGTGGCTGTCGCAGTCGACCTACACGGGCCGGTGGCGCGAGATGGTCAACCGGTCGGCGATCACGCTGAAGCTGCTGACCCACGAGCCGACCGGAGCGGTGATCGCCGCGCCGACGACCAGCCTGCCCGAGTTCATCGGGGGAGACCGCAACTGGGACTACCGCTACGTCTGGATGCGTGATGCGGGGTTCACCCTGTACGCCCTGCAGCGGCTCGGGTTCACCCAGGAGGCCTCCGCCTTCGTCCGCTGGCTGTCCGAACGGATGGGCGGCGAGGCCGACGATGAGCACGGCCTGGGCCCCCTGCGCGTGCTGTACGACATCGACGGCAACACGCCGCGCGACGAGGTGGAGCTCGAGCACCTGTCCGGGTATGCGGGGTCCCGGCCGGTGCGCGTCGGCAATGCCGCCGTCGAGCAGCTGCAGCTGGACATCTACGGCGAGCTGGTCGACTCGGTCTACCTGTTCAACAAGTACGGCGCCGGCATCAGCAGCGATGCATGGACCGATGTCACCCGGATCGTGGAGTGGGTCGCGCAGAACTGGGAGCGCGAGGACGCCGGCATGTGGGAGGGCCGGGCCGAGCTGCGCAAGCACACGACATCGCGGCTGATGTGCTGGGTCGCGATCGAGCGGGCGATCCGGATCGCCCGACAGCGCGGCCTGCCCGGCGATCTCGGCGCATGGGCGCGCGTCCGCGACGAGATCTACCAACGGATCATGGACGAGTCGTGGGACGACGAGCTCAAGGCGTTCACCCAGGTCGAGGGCGGGACGGCGCTGGACGCCGGTGTGCTGCTGATGCCGATGGTCAAGTTCCTCTCACCCGCCGACCCGCGGTTCCTGTCGACCCTGGAGGCGATCGAGGACCGTCTGGTGGTCGACAGCCTGGTCTTCCGGTACGACCCCGAGCTCAGCCCGGACGGGCTGGACGGGGACGAGGGGACCTTCTCCCTGTGCTCGTTCTGGTACGTCGAGGCGCTGACCCGTGCCGGCCGGTTGGAGGACGCCCAGCTGGCCCTCGAGAAGATGTTCACGTACGCCAATCACGTGGGACTGTACGCCGAGGAGGTCGGTGCGACCGGCGATCAGCTGGGCAACTTCCCGCAGGCCTTCACCCATCTCGCACTGATCAGCGCCGCCATCAATCTCGACCGCGCACTGGACTCCTGA
- the zwf gene encoding glucose-6-phosphate dehydrogenase — MAQERETPAPHVFVIFGATGDLAKRKLFPGIYKLAAAGRLPDDYAIIGSGRHSPGSDEEFRDKIRGSLGEFVDDPDGDVVDDVLGRLTFCVSDADDGKDLAQAVEQARKDLGEDAQKLIYLSVPPAAMEPMIGMLGRVGLADDARLVIEKPFGTDLKTACELDATLKGVVSEDQVFRIDHFLGKEAVQNILALRFANGLIEPTWSRENIVSVEIDVPEELTIEGRGNFYESTGCFRDMITTHLFQVLGFVAMEPPVHLDALALRNEKSKVFAAMRPLDPQDVVFGQYEGYRDEDDVADDSDVETFVALRAHVDTERWQGVPFHLRTGKALGATRRTITLTYRTPPMGRFGEYGCGPNQLVLELTDSPRVDIDLHAKRPGPTMELISSTLRLDVSQDDPHDTPLEAYERLLLDVMRGDQTLFTRSDEVERLWEVCQPVLDARPETQPYAQGSWGPDDALALPGERGWRLPDA, encoded by the coding sequence GTGGCCCAAGAACGCGAGACCCCCGCCCCCCATGTCTTCGTCATCTTCGGTGCGACCGGCGATCTTGCCAAGCGCAAGCTCTTCCCTGGCATCTACAAGCTGGCGGCCGCCGGACGCCTGCCCGACGACTACGCGATCATCGGCTCGGGACGGCACTCGCCGGGCTCGGACGAGGAGTTCCGCGACAAGATCCGCGGCTCGCTGGGCGAGTTCGTCGACGACCCGGACGGGGACGTCGTCGACGACGTCCTTGGCCGGCTGACGTTCTGCGTCTCGGACGCTGACGACGGCAAGGACCTGGCGCAGGCCGTCGAGCAGGCGCGCAAGGATCTGGGCGAGGACGCGCAGAAGCTGATCTACCTGTCGGTCCCACCGGCCGCGATGGAGCCGATGATCGGGATGCTCGGCCGGGTCGGCCTGGCCGACGACGCCCGCCTGGTCATCGAGAAGCCGTTCGGCACCGACCTGAAGACCGCCTGCGAGCTCGACGCGACCCTGAAGGGGGTCGTGTCCGAGGACCAGGTGTTCCGCATCGACCACTTCCTGGGCAAGGAGGCGGTCCAGAACATCCTCGCCCTGCGCTTCGCCAACGGCCTGATCGAGCCGACCTGGAGCCGGGAGAACATCGTCTCGGTCGAGATCGACGTGCCCGAGGAGCTCACGATCGAGGGCCGCGGCAACTTCTACGAGTCGACCGGCTGCTTCAGGGACATGATCACGACGCACCTGTTCCAGGTCCTGGGCTTCGTCGCGATGGAGCCGCCGGTCCACCTCGACGCGCTGGCACTGCGCAACGAGAAGTCGAAGGTGTTCGCCGCGATGCGACCGCTGGACCCCCAGGACGTCGTGTTCGGCCAGTACGAGGGATACCGCGACGAGGACGATGTGGCCGACGACTCCGACGTCGAGACCTTCGTGGCGCTCCGGGCGCATGTCGACACCGAGCGGTGGCAGGGCGTTCCGTTCCACCTGCGCACCGGCAAGGCGCTGGGGGCGACGCGGCGCACCATCACCCTGACCTACCGGACGCCGCCCATGGGCCGGTTCGGCGAGTACGGCTGTGGGCCCAACCAGCTCGTGCTCGAGCTGACCGACTCGCCGCGCGTCGACATCGACCTGCACGCCAAGCGCCCCGGCCCGACGATGGAGCTGATCAGCTCCACCCTGCGCCTGGACGTGTCCCAGGACGATCCCCACGACACGCCCCTGGAGGCGTACGAGCGGCTGCTGCTGGACGTCATGCGCGGCGACCAGACCCTGTTCACCCGCTCCGACGAGGTCGAACGGCTGTGGGAGGTCTGCCAGCCGGTGCTGGACGCCCGGCCTGAGACGCAGCCCTATGCGCAGGGTTCCTGGGGGCCGGACGATGCGCTGGCGCTGCCGGGGGAGCGGGGTTGGCGGTTGCCGGATGCCTGA
- the guaA gene encoding glutamine-hydrolyzing GMP synthase, which produces MTPDHDLVLVVDFGAQYAQLIARRVREARVYSEIVPHTMPVDEMLARKPAAIILSGGPSSVYAEGAPQLDAALFEAQTPVFGICYGFQAMAQALGGTVSHTGQREYGRTGVSVVEPGTLLSNLPPTLTSWMSHGDEVVSAPEGFTVNAKSPRATVAAFEDIGRRLAGVQWHPEVLHSEHGQRILEQFLVEIAGCRQTWTSSNIVEEQVELIRAQVGDARVISALSGGVDSAVSTALVQRAIGDQLTAVFVDHGLLREGEAEQVEKDYVEATGVDLKVVDAKDQFLRFLDGISDPEQKRKIIGREFIRVFEAAEREVLATPGPPVKFLVQGTLYPDVVESGGGAGASNIKSHHNVGGLPEDLEFSLIEPLRTLFKDEVRDVGRQLGIPEAIVARHPFPGPGLAIRIVGAVDEERLAILRRADAIVREETTAAGLDGEIWQFPVVLLADVRSVGVQGDGRTYGHPIVLRPVSSEDAMTADWSRLPYEVLERISTRITNEVDEVNRVVLDITSKPPGTIEWE; this is translated from the coding sequence GTGACCCCCGACCATGACCTTGTCCTTGTCGTCGACTTCGGGGCGCAGTACGCCCAGCTCATCGCCCGCAGGGTGCGCGAGGCGCGGGTCTACTCCGAGATCGTCCCGCACACGATGCCGGTCGACGAGATGCTCGCCAGGAAGCCCGCGGCCATCATCTTGTCCGGCGGACCGTCCTCGGTGTACGCCGAGGGTGCGCCGCAGCTCGACGCGGCCCTCTTCGAGGCTCAGACGCCGGTCTTCGGCATCTGCTACGGATTCCAGGCGATGGCCCAGGCGCTCGGCGGCACCGTGTCGCACACCGGTCAGCGCGAGTACGGCCGCACCGGCGTCAGCGTCGTCGAGCCCGGCACGCTGCTGTCGAATCTGCCGCCCACGCTGACGTCGTGGATGTCCCACGGCGACGAGGTCGTCTCGGCCCCCGAGGGATTCACCGTCAACGCCAAGTCGCCGCGCGCCACCGTCGCGGCCTTCGAGGACATCGGCCGGCGCCTCGCCGGTGTGCAGTGGCACCCCGAGGTCCTGCACAGCGAGCACGGGCAGCGCATCCTCGAGCAGTTCCTGGTCGAGATCGCCGGCTGCCGCCAGACGTGGACCAGCAGCAACATCGTCGAGGAGCAGGTCGAGCTCATCCGCGCGCAGGTCGGCGACGCGCGCGTCATCTCGGCCCTGTCCGGTGGCGTCGACTCCGCCGTGTCCACCGCCCTGGTGCAGCGCGCGATCGGCGACCAGCTGACCGCGGTGTTCGTCGACCACGGGCTGCTGCGCGAGGGCGAGGCCGAGCAGGTCGAGAAGGACTACGTCGAGGCGACGGGCGTCGACCTGAAGGTCGTCGACGCCAAGGACCAGTTCCTGCGGTTCCTGGACGGCATCTCCGATCCCGAGCAGAAGCGCAAGATCATCGGCCGTGAGTTCATCCGCGTCTTCGAGGCCGCCGAGCGCGAGGTCCTGGCCACGCCCGGGCCTCCGGTCAAGTTCCTCGTGCAGGGCACGCTCTACCCCGACGTCGTCGAGTCCGGCGGGGGAGCGGGCGCCTCCAACATCAAGAGCCACCACAACGTCGGCGGGCTGCCGGAGGATCTCGAGTTCAGCCTGATCGAGCCGCTGCGGACCTTGTTCAAGGACGAGGTGCGCGATGTCGGCCGCCAGCTCGGCATCCCCGAGGCGATCGTCGCGCGGCACCCGTTCCCCGGGCCGGGCCTGGCGATCCGCATCGTCGGCGCGGTCGACGAGGAGCGCCTGGCGATCCTGCGCCGGGCCGATGCGATCGTGCGCGAGGAGACGACCGCCGCCGGCCTGGACGGCGAGATCTGGCAGTTCCCCGTCGTGCTGCTGGCCGACGTCCGGTCGGTCGGGGTACAGGGCGACGGCCGCACCTACGGCCACCCCATCGTGCTGCGCCCGGTCTCCAGCGAGGACGCCATGACGGCCGACTGGAGCCGCCTGCCGTACGAGGTGCTCGAGCGCATCTCGACCCGCATCACCAACGAGGTCGACGAGGTCAACCGGGTCGTCCTGGACATCACCAGCAAGCCGCCGGGAACCATCGAGTGGGAGTAG
- a CDS encoding GMC oxidoreductase: MPELDYDVLIIGSGFGGSVSALRLTEKGYKVAVLEAGRRFEDKDFASSSWKLRKFLWLPQLGCYGIQRIDRLKDVLILSGAGVGGGSLVYANTLYEPLDPFYEDPAWGHITDWRSELAPYYDQAKRMLGVSIYPYVSPADEIVKKVADRMGVGGTFHHTPVGVFFGTPGETVADPFFGGAGPDRNACLNCGECMTGCRHNAKNTLVKNYLHLAEAAGAEVHPMTTVTAVRPRAGGGYEIETRQTNKRFRPHRTITAQQVIFSASTMGTQKLLHAMKDQGHLPNVSDRLGLLTRTNSEALLGSISDTKDVDYSEGVAITSSFHPDEFTHIEPTRYGKRSNAMSLLQTVLTDGSTDTPRWRVWLKEMWRQKTNLFKLYDLRHWSERTIIALVMQTHDNSITTYTKRGLTGRRKLTSRQGHGAPNPAFIEPGHRAVQMMAEEMGGTPGGTIGEPFNVPLTAHFMGGCAIGDSPQTGVVDPYQRLYGHPGLHVADGSAVSANLGVNPSLTITAQTERAMAFWPNKGEADPRPAIDEPYRQIEPVAPKNPVVPQDAPAALRLPIVDVS, encoded by the coding sequence GTGCCTGAGCTCGACTACGACGTCCTGATCATCGGATCGGGCTTCGGCGGCAGCGTGTCCGCCCTCCGGCTGACCGAGAAGGGCTACAAGGTGGCCGTCCTCGAGGCCGGCCGACGGTTCGAGGACAAGGACTTCGCCTCCAGCTCGTGGAAGCTGCGCAAGTTCTTGTGGCTCCCGCAGCTCGGCTGCTACGGCATCCAGCGCATCGACCGGCTCAAGGACGTCCTGATCCTGTCGGGCGCGGGTGTCGGCGGCGGATCGCTGGTCTACGCCAACACGCTCTACGAGCCGCTCGACCCCTTCTACGAGGACCCCGCGTGGGGGCACATCACCGACTGGCGGTCCGAGCTCGCGCCCTACTACGACCAGGCCAAGCGGATGCTGGGCGTGTCGATCTACCCGTACGTGTCCCCGGCCGACGAGATCGTCAAGAAGGTCGCCGACCGCATGGGCGTCGGCGGGACGTTCCACCACACCCCGGTCGGGGTCTTCTTCGGGACGCCCGGCGAGACCGTGGCCGATCCGTTCTTCGGCGGGGCCGGCCCCGATCGCAATGCCTGCCTGAACTGCGGCGAGTGCATGACGGGCTGCCGCCACAACGCCAAGAACACGCTGGTCAAGAACTACCTCCACCTCGCTGAGGCCGCCGGCGCCGAGGTCCACCCGATGACGACCGTCACCGCGGTGCGTCCGCGGGCGGGGGGCGGCTACGAGATCGAGACCCGGCAGACGAACAAGCGCTTCCGCCCGCACCGCACGATCACCGCCCAGCAGGTCATCTTCTCGGCCAGCACGATGGGCACCCAGAAGCTGCTGCACGCCATGAAGGACCAGGGCCACCTGCCGAACGTCTCGGACCGGCTCGGCCTGCTGACGCGCACCAACTCCGAGGCGCTGCTCGGGTCGATCTCCGACACCAAGGACGTCGACTACAGCGAGGGCGTGGCCATCACGTCGTCGTTCCACCCCGACGAGTTCACCCACATCGAGCCGACCCGCTACGGCAAGCGCTCCAATGCGATGTCGCTGCTGCAGACCGTGCTGACCGACGGCAGCACCGACACGCCCCGCTGGCGGGTCTGGCTCAAGGAGATGTGGCGGCAGAAGACCAACCTGTTCAAGCTGTACGACCTGCGGCACTGGTCGGAGCGCACGATCATCGCGCTGGTCATGCAGACGCACGACAACTCGATCACGACGTACACCAAGCGGGGACTGACCGGGCGGCGCAAGCTGACGTCGCGCCAGGGCCACGGTGCGCCGAATCCCGCATTCATCGAGCCGGGGCACCGCGCCGTGCAGATGATGGCCGAGGAGATGGGCGGCACGCCCGGCGGCACGATCGGCGAGCCGTTCAACGTCCCGCTGACGGCGCACTTCATGGGTGGCTGCGCGATCGGCGACTCGCCGCAGACCGGTGTCGTCGACCCGTACCAGCGGCTCTACGGACACCCCGGGCTGCACGTCGCCGACGGCTCGGCGGTCTCGGCCAACCTGGGCGTCAACCCGTCGCTGACCATCACGGCGCAGACCGAACGGGCGATGGCGTTCTGGCCCAACAAGGGTGAGGCCGATCCGCGCCCCGCGATCGACGAGCCCTACCGGCAGATCGAGCCGGTCGCGCCGAAGAACCCGGTCGTCCCGCAGGACGCGCCCGCCGCGCTGCGGCTGCCGATCGTCGACGTCTCGTAG
- a CDS encoding succinic semialdehyde dehydrogenase, producing the protein MTTLDAPEGLASPVGAARIAELTRLVRSTTGTSRTARSPITGEGFAEIPQSDPDDVEEAFRIARRTQTSWAQTSLRERKRALLRLHDLLLERQDELMDIVQLETGKSRFDAFGEVLHLALTARYYGRRLHRQLRPSHPSGVFPGLTSIELRRVPKGVVGIISPWNYPLTVALCDGLPALAAGNTVVHKPDAQTPLSALAAVELLREAGFPADAWQVVLGDGPVVGGAIVQRADYICFTGSTATGRLVAQGAAERLVGCSLELGGKNAMIVLPGADLGKAAAGALAACFSTAGQLCVSVERLYVPAEAYDAFSDELLARVRTMSLGVGFDWDPDMGSLVSQQQLDAVSRHVDDAVAHGATVLAGGVPRPDLGPWFYEPTVLEDVPPTAQLYAGETFGPVVSLYPYRDVDEAVELANAGEYGLNASVWGPVREAKAVAARIKAGTVNINEGYAGTFASVDAPMGGMRQSGLGRRQGDEGIWRYTESQSVAVQRLLPITGPASMARERYAGLVTTSLKILRRTPRA; encoded by the coding sequence ATGACCACGCTCGATGCCCCGGAAGGGCTGGCCTCGCCCGTCGGTGCGGCCCGGATCGCCGAGCTGACCCGGCTCGTCCGGTCGACCACGGGGACGTCGCGGACGGCCCGCTCGCCGATCACCGGCGAGGGGTTCGCCGAGATCCCGCAGTCCGACCCCGACGACGTCGAGGAGGCCTTCCGCATCGCGCGGCGGACCCAGACGAGCTGGGCGCAGACCTCGCTGCGCGAGCGCAAGCGTGCCCTGCTGCGCCTGCACGACCTGCTGCTGGAGCGCCAGGACGAGCTCATGGACATCGTGCAGCTCGAGACCGGCAAGAGCCGCTTCGACGCATTCGGGGAGGTGCTGCACCTGGCCCTGACGGCGCGCTACTACGGACGCCGGCTCCACCGCCAGCTGCGGCCGTCCCACCCGTCCGGGGTGTTCCCAGGGCTCACCTCGATCGAGCTGCGTCGCGTGCCGAAGGGGGTCGTCGGCATCATCAGCCCCTGGAACTACCCGCTGACGGTCGCGCTGTGCGATGGGCTCCCCGCCCTCGCGGCGGGCAACACCGTCGTGCACAAGCCCGATGCGCAGACCCCGTTGAGCGCGCTCGCCGCGGTCGAGCTGTTGCGCGAGGCGGGCTTCCCGGCCGATGCCTGGCAGGTCGTGCTGGGTGACGGCCCCGTCGTGGGCGGCGCGATCGTGCAGCGTGCCGACTACATCTGCTTCACCGGCTCCACGGCGACCGGCCGCCTCGTCGCGCAGGGAGCGGCCGAGCGGCTGGTGGGCTGCTCGCTCGAGCTCGGCGGCAAGAACGCGATGATCGTCCTGCCGGGCGCCGACCTGGGCAAGGCGGCCGCCGGCGCCCTGGCGGCGTGCTTCTCGACGGCCGGGCAGCTGTGCGTGTCGGTCGAGCGGTTGTACGTCCCCGCGGAGGCGTACGACGCGTTCTCGGACGAGCTGCTGGCCCGGGTGCGGACGATGAGCCTCGGCGTCGGCTTCGACTGGGACCCCGACATGGGATCGCTCGTGTCGCAGCAGCAGCTCGACGCGGTGTCGCGCCACGTCGACGACGCGGTCGCGCACGGTGCGACGGTCCTCGCCGGCGGTGTCCCGCGTCCTGACCTGGGCCCCTGGTTCTACGAGCCGACCGTGCTGGAGGACGTCCCACCCACCGCGCAGCTGTACGCCGGTGAGACCTTCGGCCCGGTCGTCTCGCTGTACCCGTACCGCGACGTCGACGAGGCCGTCGAGCTGGCGAACGCCGGCGAGTACGGGCTCAACGCGAGCGTGTGGGGCCCCGTGCGCGAGGCCAAGGCCGTCGCCGCGCGCATCAAGGCGGGCACCGTCAACATCAACGAGGGGTATGCCGGGACGTTCGCGAGCGTCGACGCCCCCATGGGTGGCATGCGCCAGTCCGGGCTCGGCCGGCGCCAGGGCGACGAGGGCATCTGGCGGTACACCGAGTCGCAGTCCGTCGCCGTGCAGCGCCTCCTGCCCATCACCGGGCCGGCCTCGATGGCCCGGGAGCGTTACGCCGGCCTCGTCACCACCAGTCTCAAGATCCTGAGGAGAACACCGCGTGCCTGA
- a CDS encoding FUSC family protein codes for MPPSVLRLLAQDLRRIGPGVLNGPTAAKVGVSVAVPLLALMATDHLEWSAFCAFGAFAAVYGRALTRRARARQQAQAGAALVVAVTVGTIAALSAHPSFWIVVGGSITAMLMAVLADVADWKPGGGLFALFGFAVCATQADASWSTVLIAAALSTATAAFATAVGCLGPAGTVPAPDHRLAERLRRPSTMRHAVRHLIAPLLTGSVAVALDIGHPYWGMVASIVPLTSPSLREMAFRGVHRLIGTALGLILTAVILAFDPSSAALVVVIIVAQVVTELIVMRNYALALVFITPLALLMGQLVHPLPTTDVVVQRGVETLIGVVIGLGVAWATRRRPQAKSLSPQ; via the coding sequence ATGCCACCGTCCGTCCTGCGCCTGCTTGCCCAAGACCTGCGCCGCATCGGGCCGGGAGTGCTGAACGGTCCGACGGCCGCCAAGGTGGGCGTCTCCGTGGCGGTGCCGCTGCTGGCCCTGATGGCCACCGACCACCTCGAGTGGTCGGCCTTCTGCGCATTCGGCGCCTTCGCCGCGGTCTACGGCCGGGCGCTGACCCGGCGCGCCCGTGCCCGGCAGCAGGCCCAGGCCGGCGCCGCGCTGGTCGTCGCCGTCACGGTGGGCACGATCGCCGCCCTGTCCGCGCACCCGTCGTTCTGGATCGTGGTCGGCGGGTCGATCACGGCGATGCTGATGGCGGTGCTGGCCGATGTCGCCGACTGGAAGCCGGGCGGAGGACTGTTCGCCCTGTTCGGCTTCGCGGTGTGCGCCACCCAGGCGGACGCCTCGTGGAGCACCGTGCTGATCGCCGCCGCGCTCAGCACGGCGACCGCGGCATTCGCCACGGCTGTGGGCTGCCTCGGCCCCGCCGGGACCGTGCCGGCACCGGACCACCGCCTGGCCGAGCGCCTGCGACGGCCCTCGACGATGCGTCACGCCGTCCGTCACCTGATCGCACCCCTGCTGACCGGCTCCGTCGCGGTGGCGCTCGACATCGGTCATCCCTACTGGGGCATGGTCGCCTCGATCGTCCCGCTGACGTCCCCGTCGCTGCGCGAGATGGCCTTCCGCGGCGTCCACCGGCTGATCGGCACGGCGCTGGGACTCATCCTGACGGCGGTGATCCTGGCCTTCGACCCGAGCTCTGCGGCACTGGTCGTCGTCATCATCGTCGCCCAGGTCGTCACCGAGCTGATCGTGATGCGCAACTACGCCCTCGCGCTGGTCTTCATCACCCCGCTCGCGCTGCTGATGGGCCAGCTCGTGCACCCGCTGCCGACCACCGACGTCGTGGTGCAACGCGGCGTCGAGACGCTGATCGGCGTCGTGATCGGCCTCGGCGTCGCGTGGGCCACCCGCCGACGTCCTCAGGCGAAGAGCTTGTCGCCCCAGTAG
- the efeB gene encoding iron uptake transporter deferrochelatase/peroxidase subunit, protein MSRRKLLGTAGLGALAAGVAGAGAGYAAADTSPPPVAADPHALPIPFEGVHQAGIVTPAQDRLYFVALDLTTEDRDSLIALLKQWTAAARQMTQGNDVGEMGAVSGSPYSPPEDTGEALGLPPSGLTITIGFGRGMFVDAKGRPRFGLDGKLPDLLADLPPFVGDRLDPALCGGDLAIQACANDPQIAVHAIRNLVRIAFGRATVRYSQMGFGRTSSTSSAQVTARNLFGFKDGTANIKVEQKKDVDDFVWVHEQDGPDWLVGGSYLVTRKIDMRIEIWDRESLEGQEASIGRAKGSGGPLSGGDEFAAIDLAAKGDDGEPAIAERSHVRLAHPDVNHGAKLLRRGYNFVDGSNGLGQLSAGLFFIAYQRDPVQQFVQIQRSLAGSTRDLLNEYIVHVGSGLFACPPGVGRDGYWGDKLFA, encoded by the coding sequence ATGTCCCGCAGGAAGCTGCTGGGGACGGCCGGTCTCGGCGCGCTCGCCGCCGGCGTCGCCGGAGCCGGCGCGGGCTACGCCGCGGCGGACACGTCGCCGCCCCCGGTCGCCGCCGACCCGCACGCGCTCCCGATCCCGTTCGAGGGCGTCCACCAGGCCGGCATCGTCACGCCTGCACAGGACCGGCTGTACTTCGTCGCCCTCGACCTGACGACCGAGGACCGCGACTCGCTGATCGCGCTGCTCAAGCAGTGGACGGCGGCGGCCCGCCAGATGACGCAGGGCAATGACGTCGGCGAGATGGGGGCCGTGAGCGGCTCGCCGTACTCCCCGCCGGAGGACACCGGTGAGGCGCTGGGCCTCCCGCCGTCCGGTCTGACCATCACGATCGGCTTCGGCCGGGGGATGTTCGTCGATGCGAAGGGACGTCCGCGCTTCGGGCTGGACGGCAAGCTGCCGGACCTGCTGGCGGACCTGCCGCCGTTCGTGGGGGACCGGCTCGACCCGGCCCTGTGCGGCGGTGACCTCGCGATCCAGGCCTGCGCGAACGATCCGCAGATCGCGGTGCACGCGATCCGCAACCTGGTCCGCATCGCCTTCGGCCGGGCCACGGTCCGCTACTCGCAGATGGGCTTCGGGCGCACGTCGTCGACGTCCTCGGCCCAGGTCACCGCGCGCAACCTGTTCGGCTTCAAGGACGGCACGGCCAACATCAAGGTCGAGCAGAAGAAGGACGTCGACGACTTCGTGTGGGTGCACGAGCAGGACGGGCCGGACTGGCTGGTCGGCGGCTCGTACCTCGTGACGCGCAAGATCGACATGCGCATCGAGATCTGGGACCGCGAGTCGCTGGAGGGCCAGGAGGCGAGCATCGGGCGGGCCAAGGGATCGGGCGGCCCCCTGTCCGGTGGCGACGAGTTCGCGGCCATCGACCTCGCCGCGAAGGGCGATGACGGCGAGCCCGCGATCGCCGAGAGGTCCCACGTGCGACTGGCGCACCCCGACGTCAACCACGGCGCCAAGCTGCTGCGGCGCGGCTACAACTTCGTGGACGGCTCCAACGGGTTGGGGCAGCTGTCGGCGGGCCTGTTCTTCATCGCCTACCAGCGCGATCCGGTCCAGCAGTTCGTCCAGATCCAGCGCTCGCTCGCCGGCTCCACCCGGGACCTCCTCAACGAGTACATCGTGCACGTCGGCTCGGGACTGTTCGCGTGCCCGCCCGGCGTCGGCCGGGACGGCTACTGGGGCGACAAGCTCTTCGCCTGA